From a region of the Puniceicoccales bacterium genome:
- the trpS gene encoding tryptophan--tRNA ligase, protein MNTNKTILTGMQPTGKLHLGSILGAANNWNKMLNDNNCLFFLADQHAITIPQNPTELRSNTLDCVAQYIACGLDPDRCKIFVQSQIIGHTELAWILGCLTPLGQLERMTQFKDKSQHQESIYSGLLYYPVLMAADILLYNADLVPTGEDQKQHVELTRDIAEKFNHTYSETFRLPEPYILKEGSRVMSLQDPSKKMSKSDENANGTLFIDDSQAVIKKKIASAVTDSDSKIYAAYEKPGITNLLNIYSAINGCSLEQAEDKFSSHSSYASFKASVADSVLGLLEPIQKKYNEIKNDKSYLNSVVQAGAEHAQPIAYRTLSKVYKKVGFLDKL, encoded by the coding sequence ATGAACACCAACAAAACAATTTTGACAGGTATGCAGCCCACAGGTAAATTACACCTTGGGAGTATCTTAGGCGCAGCAAATAACTGGAACAAGATGTTAAACGACAACAATTGCCTATTTTTTTTAGCAGATCAACATGCCATCACCATTCCACAAAACCCAACCGAACTTAGGAGTAATACCCTGGACTGCGTGGCTCAATATATAGCCTGTGGGCTAGATCCGGATAGATGCAAAATTTTTGTCCAATCTCAGATAATCGGCCATACCGAGCTGGCCTGGATTCTTGGCTGCCTAACACCTCTTGGCCAATTGGAAAGAATGACCCAATTTAAGGATAAATCCCAGCACCAGGAATCAATCTATTCAGGACTGCTCTATTACCCGGTTTTGATGGCTGCGGACATACTATTATACAATGCTGATCTGGTTCCTACCGGCGAAGATCAGAAACAGCACGTGGAACTTACCCGTGACATAGCAGAAAAATTCAATCATACCTATTCTGAAACATTTCGACTTCCTGAGCCCTATATATTAAAGGAAGGTTCCCGAGTAATGTCGCTACAAGATCCGTCGAAAAAGATGTCCAAATCCGATGAAAATGCTAACGGTACCTTGTTTATCGACGACTCCCAAGCGGTGATAAAGAAAAAAATAGCAAGTGCGGTAACCGATTCCGATAGCAAGATCTATGCAGCCTACGAAAAACCCGGTATCACGAATTTATTGAATATATATTCGGCCATAAATGGCTGCAGCCTCGAACAGGCCGAGGACAAATTTTCATCCCATTCCAGCTATGCTAGCTTCAAGGCCAGCGTGGCCGATTCGGTGCTGGGACTGCTGGAACCCATTCAAAAGAAGTATAACGAAATAAAGAATGATAAAAGCTATCTAAATTCAGTGGTCCAGGCTGGAGCCGAACATGCCCAGCCCATCGCCTATAGAACCCTATCAAAGGTCTATAAAAAGGTAGGGTTTTTGGATAAACTCTAA
- a CDS encoding serine hydroxymethyltransferase: MFGNYIDCLNECDPDIAGAIGREEKRQQDHIELIASENFTSKAVLAAVGSVLTNKYAEGYPARRYYGGCEYVDEVEILAMERAKELFGAEHVNVQPHSGSQANTAVYMAMLEPGDKILTMSLENGGHLTHGHPRNISGMLYDVTHYDISEETCMIEYDAMEELAHKIKPKMITIGASAYSRTIDFKRVGEIAKSCGALLLADIAHIAGLVAAKLHASPIGHADFVTTTTHKTLRGPRGGIIMCKKEFAKEIDSAIFPGIQGGPLMHVIAGKAVCFKDALSQEFVEYQKQILKNAKTLCNELKRLGFKIVSDDTDNHLMLVDLRKNYPDVNGKQAQQALDLVNITTNRNTVHNETRGAFQTSGLRLGTPAVTTRGMKEPEMVKIADLINRTLLNLAANGDSSQIKEEALALCTKFPLSY, encoded by the coding sequence ATGTTTGGAAATTATATTGATTGTTTGAATGAGTGTGATCCTGATATTGCCGGCGCAATAGGTCGCGAAGAAAAGCGACAGCAAGATCATATCGAGCTGATTGCTTCGGAAAATTTTACATCAAAAGCTGTGCTGGCAGCTGTCGGTAGTGTTTTGACGAATAAATACGCCGAAGGTTATCCGGCCCGTAGATATTATGGTGGTTGCGAATATGTGGACGAGGTGGAGATATTGGCCATGGAGCGAGCTAAAGAACTTTTTGGTGCAGAGCATGTTAATGTTCAACCACACTCGGGTAGCCAGGCCAATACCGCCGTATATATGGCGATGCTAGAGCCCGGTGACAAAATCCTTACCATGTCTTTGGAGAATGGCGGTCATCTTACCCATGGTCATCCGAGAAACATAAGCGGTATGCTCTACGATGTTACCCATTATGACATCTCCGAGGAAACCTGTATGATCGAATATGATGCAATGGAAGAACTGGCCCATAAAATAAAGCCAAAGATGATAACCATAGGTGCATCGGCCTATTCGAGGACCATAGACTTTAAACGGGTTGGAGAAATAGCCAAGTCCTGCGGGGCGTTGTTGTTAGCGGACATCGCCCATATTGCTGGCCTGGTCGCTGCGAAGCTGCACGCCAGTCCGATTGGTCATGCGGATTTCGTTACCACAACTACCCATAAAACACTTAGAGGACCGAGAGGCGGTATAATAATGTGCAAAAAGGAATTTGCTAAAGAAATCGATTCGGCCATTTTTCCAGGTATCCAGGGAGGCCCATTGATGCATGTCATTGCCGGCAAAGCCGTATGTTTTAAAGATGCTTTGAGCCAAGAATTTGTTGAGTATCAGAAACAAATTTTGAAAAACGCGAAGACCCTGTGCAATGAACTCAAACGACTTGGTTTTAAGATTGTAAGCGATGACACAGATAACCATCTGATGCTGGTTGATCTGCGTAAAAATTATCCGGACGTGAACGGTAAACAGGCCCAGCAGGCATTGGACCTTGTGAATATTACAACCAATAGAAATACGGTGCACAATGAAACCCGTGGAGCTTTTCAAACCAGTGGCCTAAGACTTGGGACACCGGCCGTGACCACAAGGGGTATGAAAGAACCAGAGATGGTCAAAATAGCCGATCTTATAAACAGAACCTTGTTAAATCTAGCTGCCAACGGTGACAGTTCCCAGATAAAAGAAGAGGCTCTGGCGCTGTGTACCAAGTTTCCACTTTCATATTAG